AGAAAAATAATAATTATCAATAATGACATGATGAAAACAGTGGGTATGATTAGCAGCTATGGCGCTCTGGAATCCAGAGCAGATTGGCTATGGCAACAAACTCCTCATCCATTTGGCGTTTGGGGTAATATGCAAATGCAAGCATTAGCAGAAAACCCAGATTTTTTACTAATGTATCAGTTTGATTTTCCTCAACCATCACCACCACCATCTTTGTTAGATCGGTTACGGAAACAGCAAAAAAAAACAGAATTGAATCTTCCTGATTTACTACGTGGTGTCAGCAAAGAAAGAATTATTTATTTATTGAGAGAACCTCCTTTAGAAGAAATTGTAGAAATAAATAAACGTAATTATCAACAAGCTAAAAATTATTGCGGCTATGTTTCTGGTCCTGATGATTTTGCTCCTACTCCGGATTATATGCCTGCGATTTGGTATCACTCCAATACCTTTAAGGATTTAAATGAAATGCCATGTCCACAAAAGGTTGCTAGTTGTAGTTGGATTACTTCAGGAATTAACCGCACAGCTAACCATCGCCAGCGTTTAGACTTTTTGCAGTCTTTACAATCTAGGGGTATGCAAATTGATTTCTATGGACGTGGTTTACAAAAATGGGTAAAAACTTCAGGAGAACTTGGTAATAAGTGGTATGGCATGGCACCATATTACTATAATCTAGCAATTGAAAATTATGCCGATAATAATTTGTATGTGAGTGAAAAACTTTGGGATAGTTTACTAGCCTGGTGTTTACCAATTTACTATGGTGGAGCAGCAGCAGATAAACTATTACCACCAGGTAGTTTTTTAAGATTACCCAGTTTAGATGAAAAAGGAATTGCTTATATTCAAGAAGTAACTTCTAATCTTGATGCTTGGTATGCTGCCAAAGATGCGATCACCGAAGCTAGACAAATTATTTTACACAAACTAAACTTGCTCAACTGGCTATCAGAATTTGTCAATCAATTTTCTTAATTCAAAACTAGATGTACATTTTTAGGATTTATATATGGATGGTATTTGTACCCTTGCCAATGACCGAGTTTATGACCAACTAATTGCTCTACTCAACAGTATAGAAGCAATTTATGGTCAGACCATGCCTGTATGTATATATCCCTATGATGATAATACAGAAAAAATTGCTGCGGAACTTGCCCACCGCCCTCATGTAATACTTTATGATAACCAAAATTCCATTCAAAAATGGGATAAATTGGTTAAAGAAATTTGGGATACCCATCCTACCGCCCAAACACATTGGCAAAAAATAGGCAGCAGTAAATATCATCGAGTTGGAACCCATCGCCGTTATTGTGCTTTTGATGCGCCTTTTGACCGCTTTGTTTATATGGACGCTGATACTGTATTAATGAGTCCATTAGACCATATTTTTACTCAGCTAAATCACAATGATTGGGTAGTATATGATTTTCAATTTAAAGATATATCTCATGTTTACAGTGTATCATCAACAAAATTAAAGGAGTTATTCACCCCAGAACGTTTACAAACCGAAATATTTTGTTCTGGGTTTTATGGTTCTAAAAAAGATATATTTCCTGAGCAAAAGCGAGAAATGATCCTAGAGTGGTTGCGTCAAGGAGAAGCAGAAGTTCTCTATGATATGGCTCCTGACCAAACAATTCTCAACTATCTGGTCATGCGATTAGGGATATCTAACTATAATTTGGCTATCAATTTACCTGCTCATAAAGTAACAGGTTGTGCTGTGACATCTCTGCATTTTGAAAACCAGGATTACATTCTTTATGACAAGGGTAACAGATTAACTTATTTACATTATATTGGATTATCTTCTAAATTATTCAGTCGAGTTTGTGCTGGAGAAAATATTGATTTTCCTTACCGAGATATTTTCTTGCACTATCGCTATTTATATACACCAGAACAGAAACCGAAGTTCACAACTAAACCTAAAGCCTATGATGCTCCTCTCAGTTTAGGTACAAGAATTTTAAGAAAGTTAGGATTAGTAAAAAACTAGAGGGTTAATTCAATGAATAGGGGAATTTATATTGTTGCCAATGATAAAGTCTTAGAGAATGCTATTGCCTTACTTAATAGTATTCGTTATTTTGATCCAGAAATCACTGTTTATCTGATACCTTTTAATGAAAACTATCAGAAAGTAGCAGATACACTAGGGAAGTTCCACAATGTCAAGATATTCCCAGATTTAGAAGAAATTGAAAAATTCACTCAACGTATTAGCGAAATTTTTGATCGAGATTTTTTAGCATTACCTAATAAAATGCGTAAACTCGTTGTGTGGTTTGGACCCTTAGATGAGTTTATCTATATTGACACTGATATTGTCGTTTTTGAAAAAATTGCAGACAATTTAGGTCAACTGGCAGAAGTCGATTTTTTCTGTTGTGATTATCATCATGCAAATGACAAACTCAGCAATATATTTTCTCCCTTTGTCAAAGAACAGCAAATTTTCACTAATGATCAACTAGAAGATGTATTTAATAGTGGGTTTTGGAGTTCGCGCAAGGGGGTTATAACTGAGCAACAAATGTATGAAACATTAGCAGAATGTGCTGCTCATCCCGAATACTTTGATTTTACAGCAGGAGTGACAGATCAACCGATCCTCAATTATCTTATTCTCAAGTTAATTTACAAACGTGGTAATCTTGTCAAAATTCCTGGTCGTGGTCCTGGTAGTTGGGCCGGTTCATGTAATTTCCAGCAACAAGATTATCTCCTTTATGATCATGGAAAACGACTAAAATATCTGCACTGGGCAGGTATTAAAATTCAACCTGGTTGTCCCTACTGGGACACTTGGGAATATTATCGAAATTTAAATCCAGGCATCCCAACAGTAGATATTCCTACACCTGTACAAAAAAGTAAATGGCAGCAAACATTAGATAATGTCAAAAATAAACTAAGGCAACTGAAAAATAAGTTATAATTTTTACAAAAACAATCTGGAATATTTATGAGTCAAGAACAAAAAGATTATTGCTTCTGCACACTAGCTTTGGGTAAGAAATATCGTCTTCTTACTCAGCAACTAGCCCAAGATTTAGAAAAATACTCTCCCGGTACTTACCTGGTTATTTACACAGACGAGCCGCAAGATTTTAGCCAAACCCATAATACGTTAGCATTTAAATATCAACAACAAGGAATTCTGCATTGTTATCATGACAGAAGATTTGTCATAGAAAAAGCCTTGTCAAAATTTCCAGTTGCAATTCACATTGATGCCGATACAAAAATTTTGAGCAATGTACCTGAAATTACACATACTTCTGGTATTGTAGGTCGTCAAGAAAATCTTCTGGAACACGTAAAAAAATATAGTCCTGAAAGACTACCCTATATTGAAAAAATAGCTTCAAAGTTAGATATACCCTTGGAAAACGCCTCTTTTGTAGGTGAGTCTCTTTACATTGTTGGCAGAGATGACGGTAAGGAAACAGATTTTATTAAATACTGGGGTATGATTGGCAGTTACTTAGA
This Anabaena sphaerica FACHB-251 DNA region includes the following protein-coding sequences:
- a CDS encoding Npun_R2821/Npun_R2822 family protein, coding for MDGICTLANDRVYDQLIALLNSIEAIYGQTMPVCIYPYDDNTEKIAAELAHRPHVILYDNQNSIQKWDKLVKEIWDTHPTAQTHWQKIGSSKYHRVGTHRRYCAFDAPFDRFVYMDADTVLMSPLDHIFTQLNHNDWVVYDFQFKDISHVYSVSSTKLKELFTPERLQTEIFCSGFYGSKKDIFPEQKREMILEWLRQGEAEVLYDMAPDQTILNYLVMRLGISNYNLAINLPAHKVTGCAVTSLHFENQDYILYDKGNRLTYLHYIGLSSKLFSRVCAGENIDFPYRDIFLHYRYLYTPEQKPKFTTKPKAYDAPLSLGTRILRKLGLVKN
- a CDS encoding Npun_R2821/Npun_R2822 family protein — protein: MNRGIYIVANDKVLENAIALLNSIRYFDPEITVYLIPFNENYQKVADTLGKFHNVKIFPDLEEIEKFTQRISEIFDRDFLALPNKMRKLVVWFGPLDEFIYIDTDIVVFEKIADNLGQLAEVDFFCCDYHHANDKLSNIFSPFVKEQQIFTNDQLEDVFNSGFWSSRKGVITEQQMYETLAECAAHPEYFDFTAGVTDQPILNYLILKLIYKRGNLVKIPGRGPGSWAGSCNFQQQDYLLYDHGKRLKYLHWAGIKIQPGCPYWDTWEYYRNLNPGIPTVDIPTPVQKSKWQQTLDNVKNKLRQLKNKL
- a CDS encoding glycosyltransferase family 10 domain-containing protein, with amino-acid sequence MKTVGMISSYGALESRADWLWQQTPHPFGVWGNMQMQALAENPDFLLMYQFDFPQPSPPPSLLDRLRKQQKKTELNLPDLLRGVSKERIIYLLREPPLEEIVEINKRNYQQAKNYCGYVSGPDDFAPTPDYMPAIWYHSNTFKDLNEMPCPQKVASCSWITSGINRTANHRQRLDFLQSLQSRGMQIDFYGRGLQKWVKTSGELGNKWYGMAPYYYNLAIENYADNNLYVSEKLWDSLLAWCLPIYYGGAAADKLLPPGSFLRLPSLDEKGIAYIQEVTSNLDAWYAAKDAITEARQIILHKLNLLNWLSEFVNQFS